Proteins encoded together in one Porites lutea chromosome 2, jaPorLute2.1, whole genome shotgun sequence window:
- the LOC140924851 gene encoding E3 ubiquitin-protein ligase TRIM45-like, with protein sequence MAQSKSFFDDVKKELECPVCQEQFSQLHEPKIMKCLHTFCKTCLEAWLRQHREGQLISCPTCRQITECPNSNINSLPSNLFYKQMVEIVEAYSGQGKEDSPHCGLCDEKKALKFYCFECNSFLCDDCIGVHKKGKIFSGHHVKDIGNFQSCDVQDYARRANYCTVHIDEMRFYCENCKRCICRDCAILEHQDHNKISLDQGLENIKSEIDIKVHEAQKNGSRLRSYKVSLEKRRMKVDGSIEEATKEVKRIAELCILSIRQHEASVTEQLIKRKQAFKYAFDNQMTMLDGKLKEIDSTLAFSEEILLRNNFPEILNVKAVLEEKLREVSVPFQPLEAMPKLGYSEVKYMQNDVFLKGAPGKLVTSDTEPLLSVAEGKNLTEGLVGADGTFTVTTKNAQGQTSYCAIDEVIAKISSLSGHETLQTVVTDLKDGRYSVSYKPKIPGKFTVSVKVLGNSIMGSPFTLEVKNQQDISEQVFELEPKIHEVIVKAHKKELEDIEIKYHVEIPRIAHGNKISLKPKDSCTTEDYVQAGDQFVSLYQNTSQQLKMQRFSFKTETNIISARKTISKMSKQFPVSVQIVAKSNQKRLWELYGEENNIEEALRFLEEEGVEINREREDEKGGHKKAKDVEDRMEVATPETSRREVCPICLDQKSRARSLKCKHSFCSECIEDALKVCNRCPVCQQLQGTIQGNQPRGQMTFRVDRYSVPGYEGYGTIVIAYDFPSGVQGPEHPNPGRYYEGTSRTAYLPDNREGREVLQLLRRAFDARLVFTIGTSNTPGLSNQVIWNDIPHKTSRFGGPYGFGYPDPHYFRRVKEELAAKGVQ encoded by the exons ATGGCGCAAAGTAAGAGCTTTTTCGATGATGTCAAGAAGGAATTGGAATGTCCCGTTTGCCAGGAACAGTTTAGTCAACTCCATGAaccaaaaataatgaaatgtcTCCACACTTTCTGCAAGACTTGTCTGGAAGCTTGGTTAAGGCAGCATCGGGAAGGACAGCTAATTAGCTGCCCGACATGTCGTCAAATCACCGAGTGTCCTAACAGCAACATTAACAGCCTCCCATCCAACCTTTTTTACAAGCAGATGGTGGAAATAGTGGAGGCTTACAGCGGCCAAGGCAAAGAAGATTCGCCTCATTGTGGATTGTGCGacgaaaagaaagctttgaaattttattgcttTGAATGCAACAGCTTTTTATGCGATGACTGCATAGGTGTCCATAAGAAGGGAAAAATTTTCAGCGGCCACCATGTAAAAGATATCGGTAATTTCCAGTCCTGCGATGTGCAAGATTATGCTCGTAGGGCAAACTATTGTACAGTACATATAGATGAAATGAGGTTTTACTGCGAAAATTGCAAAAGGTGCATTTGCCGTGACTGCGCCATTTTGGAACATCAAGATCACAACAAGATATCGCTTGACCAGGGACTTGAAAACATTAAGTCTGAAATTGACATCAAAGTTCATGAAGCTCAGAAAAACGGGTCTCGTTTGAGAAGTTACAAAGTCTCTCTGGAGAAAAGAAGGATGAAAGTAGACGGGAGTATCGAAGAAGCGACAAAAGAAGTGAAGCGAATCGCTGAACTCTGCATATTATCAATTCGCCAGCACGAAGCAAGTGTGACCGAACAATTAATAAAACGGAAACAAGCCTTTAAATATGCATTTGACAATCAAATGACCATGTTAGACGGCAAACTGAAGGAAATAGACAGCACCTTAGCCTTTTCAGAGGAGATTCTTCTTCGAAATAACTTCCCGGAAATTTTAAACGTCAAAGCAGTACTTGAAGAGAAGCTTAGAGAAGTATCTGTTCCCTTCCAACCTTTGGAAGCTATGCCGAAGCTGGGTTACTCGGAGGTCAAGTACATGCAAAATGATGTCTTTCTGAAAGGCGCACCGGGAAAGTTAGTCACAAGCGACACTGAGCCTTTATTATCAGTTGCAGAAGGCAAGAATCTCACAGAGGGGTTAGTCGGCGCGGATGGCACTTTTACGGTTACTACAAAGAATGCACAAGGTCAAACAAGTTACTGCGCGATAGATGAAGTCATTGCAAAGATCAGTTCATTGTCGGGGCACGAGACTCTGCAGACGGTTGTGACAGACTTAAAGGACGGCCGTTATTCAGTTTCTTACAAACCAAAAATTCCTGGAAAGTTCACTGTGTCAGTCAAAGTACTAGGAAATTCGATCATGGGCAGTCCATTTACTCTAGAAGTGAAAAATCAACAAGACATCAGCGAGCAAG TCTTTGAGCTTGAGCCTAAGATTCACGAAGTTATTGTGAAAGCGCACAAGAAAGAACTAGAAGACATCGAGATTAAATACCACGTTGAAATACCCAGAATAGCGCATGGGAATAAAATCAGCCTAAAGCCTAAAGATTCTTGTACCACCGAGGATTACGTACAAGCTGGCGACCAATTCGTCTCTCTGTACCAAAACACGTCACAACAATTAAAAATGCAGcgcttttctttcaaaactgaGACAAATATAATAAGTGCACGTAAAACAATTAGTAAAATGAGTAAACAGTTCCCAGTTTCTGTGCAAATTGTCGCGAAATCGAATCAGAAACGGTTATGGGAGCTTTACGGAGAGGAAAACAATATTGAAGAGGCTCTCAGATTCCTGGAGGAGGAAGGAGTTGAAATAAACAGGGAAAGAGAAGACGAAAAAGGAGgacacaaaaaagcaaaagacgTTGAAGATCGTATGGAAGTCGCCACGCCTGAGACCTCCAGACGGG aggtCTGTCCTATCTGTCTTGATCAAAAATCAAGGGCACGAAGTCTGAAGTGCAAGCACAGTTTTTGTTCAGAATGCATTGAAGACGCTTTAAAAGTGTGTAACAGGTGCCCGGTATGTCAACAGCTTCAAGGTACCATTCAAGGGAACCAGCCTCGTGGACAGATGACATTTCGTGTTGATCGTTACAGCGTTCCAGGCTATGAAG GCTACGGCACAATCGTCATCGCTTATGACTTTCCTTCGGGAGTACAAGGTCCAGAACATCCAAATCCTGGTCGGTATTATGAGGGCACTTCACGCACTGCTTATCTTCCGGACAATCGTGAAGGACGAGAGGTGCTGCAGCTTCTGCGGAGAGCCTTTGATGCTCGACTGGTGTTTACAATCGGTACCTCAAATACACCAGGGCTTTCAAATCAAGTGATATGGAATGATATTCCTCACAAGACCAGCAGATTTGGGGGTCCTTACGG
- the LOC140927401 gene encoding uncharacterized protein, with amino-acid sequence MANKQGQYWTHSLSAGEYPEYQWNESHVQPGIQPYLPQFMFPPPQASQFSHETVRSVSPQPGPSFSSLETAAATFSQSSEGTEGESRALVRWSRADVLLLISCYVECRERFKDINKKNKSLWEEISEELKKNGVFFNAKACETKLKNLKRSYVACVDHNKVSGNDRKKCNFYDELHEIFSKDDAIAPKTLCSNIDGKRSKDAVKSVKNSSSTLSSTGSDTEEPVVTKAKKKKLPERKKREDLVGLFKEFTQDRKEEEKEKIKKFENMHNERMALMGRFLNVFEKSLNKE; translated from the exons ATGGCGAATAAACAAG GACAATATTGGACGCACAGTTTATCTGCAGGTGAATATCCAGAATATCAGTGGAACGAAAGCCACGTTCAACCGGGCATTCAACCTTATCTTCCTCAGTTCATGTTTCCACCACCGCAGGCATCACAGTTCAGCCATGAAACAGTCAGATCAGTATCACCTCAGCCTGgtccaagtttttcttctttggaaacAGCTGCAGCCACATTCAGTCAGTCGAGTGAAGGCACCGAAGGCGAATCGAGAGCTCTTGTACGCTGGTCTAGAGCTGATGTGCTGTTGTTAATTTCCTGCTATGTCGAATGCAGAGAACGATTTAAagatataaacaaaaagaacaagTCCCTGTGGGAAGAAATCAGCGAAGAATTAAAGAAGAACGGAGTGTTCTTTAATGCCAAGGCGTGTGAGACGAAATTGAAAAATCTGAAGAGAAGTTATGTTGCTTGTGTTGATCACAACAAAGTCAGCGGAAATGACCGAAAGAAATGCAACTTCTATGACGAACTTCACGAAATATTTTCGAAAGATGATGCCATCGCTCCAAAAACATTGTGCAGCAACATTGATGGTAAACGGAGCAAAGATGCAGTcaagagtgttaaaaattccaGTTCCACATTGAGTTCCACAGGTAGTGACACAGAGGAGCCTGTGGTtacaaaagcaaagaaaaagaagttaccAGAGCGGAAGAAAAGAGAAGACCTCGTTGGGCTCTTTAAGGAATTTACACAAGAcaggaaagaggaagaaaaggaaaagattaaaaagtttgaaaatatgcacaatGAACGCATGGCACTCATGGGCCGATTTTtgaatgtttttgaaaaatcatTGAACAAAGAGTAA
- the LOC140927400 gene encoding uncharacterized protein, which produces MAIKLNRVRRWLPIRDYLKNKWSIYVHFSNRHVNYYTAWLYTTKEDRHYIQSPDHPDLANSGPPRTMSASQARKQRSVPAATSDHGDESSSAASEEERDGRENEIEEGRRASKAVKRKRSRRLSSFEVSKIIIDKGIRNRTELLALANVQKAEGKTDLAEFVFNRGNRVVEEVIATSWEMENATDVIERSKLTRLELLEKALEDPCVDQCNGQWLQCANQILRWNDVSREAFSQAVKDLLEKGRGKFRNILIKGPANTGKTFLLNPLNVVYRSFSNPATSTFAWVGAEKAEVIFLNDFRWNPQIIQWHDLLLMLEGQPVHLPAPKSYFSKDLEFTRDTPIFCTTKHDLVYVKGGAIDERETEMMAVRWHSFQFQRQIREAEQLSIASCARCFAEFILNF; this is translated from the coding sequence ATGGCTATAAAGTTAAACCGTGTTAGGAGGTGGCTGCCCATTCGCGACTATTTAAAGAACAAATGGAGCATTTATGTTCACTTTTCTAATCGTCACGTTAACTATTACACTGCTTGGTTGTATACAACCAAAGAAGACAGACATTACATTCAGTCTCCTGATCATCCTGACTTGGCCAACTCTGGTCCACCGAGAACCATGTCAGCGAGTCAAGCTCGAAAACAACGAAGTGTACCAGCAGCCACAAGCGACCACGGTGACGAATCATCCAGTGCCGCAAGCGAGGAAGAAAGGGATGGTCGAGAAAACGAGATAGAGGAAGGCAGGCGGGCCAGCAAAGCCGTTAAGCGAAAGCGTTCCCGACGTTTAAGTAGCTTTGAAGTTTCGAAAATAATCATCGATAAAGGAATCCGTAACAGAACGGAACTACTCGCACTCGCTAACGTGCAAAAAGCCGAGGGCAAAACAGACCTGGCGGAGTTCGTGTTCAACAGAGGAAATAGGGTGGTGGAAGAAGTGATTGCAACTTCGTGGGAAATGGAGAACGCGACTGACGTGATTGAGCGGAGCAAATTAACAAGGCTGGAGCTCTTAGAGAAGGCGCTAGAAGATCCTTGTGTCGATCAATGTAACGGGCAGTGGCTTCAATGTGCGAACCAGATTCTTAGGTGGAACGACGTGTCGCGGGAGGCCTTCTCACAAGCTGTAAAAGACCTGCtggaaaaagggaggggaaaATTTCGAAACATTCTAATCAAGGGCCCCGCCAACactggaaaaacatttttacttaaccctttaaacgtTGTGTACAGGTCGTTCAGTAACCCAGCTACATCCACTTTTGCGTGGGTAGGGGCTGAGAAAGCAGAAGTTATTTTCTTAAATGACTTTAGATGGAACCCCCAGATAATTCAATGGCATGATCTGCTTCTAATGCTAGAGGGACAGCCGGTTCACCTTCCTGCCCCCAAATCCTACTTTTCCAAAGACCTTGAGTTTACTCGAGACACCCCAATTTTTTGCACAACGAAACACGATTTGGTTTACGTCAAGGGAGGGGCGATAGACGAAAGAGAAACCGAAATGATGGCGGTACGCTGGCACTCTTTTCAGTTTCAACGACAAATTCGAGAGGCCGAACAACTATCCATTGCATCTTGCGCAAGGTGCTTTGCTGAATTCATTCTAAATTTTTAA
- the LOC140927404 gene encoding uncharacterized protein gives MENLKNTEFGQDANLRAKKKLRNRTDVLDKAQLSPNDKAKIKALLDVHNAIQFMSLEESEDNEEGASDPPPRYIRPLCSERSKLRNINAVLDAFSEAHMSKRQKKRTARKITREVDKYLSDRPIPNNCPSWAVCQ, from the exons atggaaaacttgaagaacACAGAATTCGGACAAGATGCCAATTTGAGAGCTAAAAAG aaattgaggaatcgcacagacgtgttggacaaggcacaactttctccaaatgacaaagccaaaataaaggctttattagacGTACACAATGCTATCCAATTTATGTCTTTGGAGGAGAGTGAAGACAATGAAGAGGGGGCCAGCGATCCACCACCCAGGTACATCAGGCCACTATGCTCAGAGAGGTCAAAGTTAAGAAACATCAATGCTGTTCTTGACGCCTTTAGTGAGGCTCACATgtcaaagaggcaaaaaaaaagaacagccaGGAAAATAACCAGAGAGGTTGATAAATACTTGTCAGACAGACCAATACCAAATAACTGCCCTTCATGGGCAGTATGCCAATAA